The sequence ATGTTGGACCAAAACTTCGCATACAAAGCGTCAATTGAGGGATTTCCGTGACACCCATCTCAACCCAGCCTGAGGCTCAATCCCCAGGAACTGTTTACCTGGTCGGCAGTGGGCCTGGCGATCCTGGGCTTTTGACCTGGCGCGGCATCTGCTGCCTGAGAAAAGCCGATGTCGTTCTGTACGATTACCTGAGCAATCCGGAACTGCTGCACTACGTTTCGCCTCATGCCGAAAGGCACTGCCTAGGTAGCCACGCCGAACGCAAATTGTGGACGCAAGCTCAAATCAACGCTCAGATGGTGGCCCATGCCCAGCAAGGGAAAACGGTCGTACGGCTGAAAAGTGGCGATCCAACCGTCTTCGCCCGGGCCGCCGAAGAAGTCGCCGCCCTCCGTCAGCATGATATTCCGTTTCAAATTGTCCCTGGTATTACCGCCGCATTGGCCGCCAGCGCGTATGCTGGTATTCCGCTAACCCATTCCGATCATGCTTCGGCGGTCGCCTTTGTGACTGGTCATGAAAAGCCTGGCAAAGATGGTTCAACCATCGACTTTGGGGCGCTCGCAAGTTTTCCGGGCACGCTGGTTTTCTACATGGGCGTCACGACCGCTCCTCAGTGGAGTGCGCAACTCATCGAGCACGGCAAATCGGCAGACACTCCTTGTGCGATTATCCGCCGCTGTAGTTGGCCTGATCAAGAAACGTTCCGCTGCACCTTAGGCGAGCTTCCGAGCCTACTTCATTCTGGTTCGAAGATTCGCCCGCCGGTTATCACGGTGGTCGGCGAAGTGGCAGCCGACCGCAGTATTCCCAATTGGTTCGAGCAGCGACCACTATTCGGTCACTCTTTCCTAGTGACGCGGCCAGAGCATCAAGCTTTCAGCTTACAGCAGCAACTTGCCGAACTGGGGGCAGAGATTGTGCTTCAGCCCTCGATCGCGATTGGTCCAGCCCACGACCAAGAGCCGCTCGATGCTGCGATTGAAAATCTGCAATCGTTTCAATGGGTCGTTTTCTCTAGCGCAAACGGGGTGACCTTCTTTATTCAACGGCTCAAGCAACTTGGCTTCGACTACCGTCGGCTTGGTCACGTGAAGTTTGCTGCAATCGGACCAGGAACCGCCGACCAGCTTCGCTCGTTTGGATTCCATACCGACATCTTGCCGGAAGATTATCGCGCCGAATCGCTAGTCGATGCGTTAAGCGACACCGTTAAGCAGCAGCACGTGCTACTCATTCGGGCTTCTCGCGGCAGGGACGTCCTTCCCAAAGGGCTCGCCGCGGCCGGAGCCCACGTCACGGAAGTCATCGCCTATCAAAGCGACGACGTCACCCAGCCGGCACCAGAAGTCGAGCGACGCCTCAGCGGGCGTGGTGTCGATTGGATTATTGTTACCAGCAGCGCGATTGCCCGGGCCACGGCCCAGTTGATGCCCCAAGCCATGCAGCGCAGCAAGCTGGTCAGCATCAGCCCGATCACTTCCGATACGCTACGAGAACTCGGCTACGAGCCGACCGTCGAGGCTAAGGTCTTTACGATGGACGGTATTGTCGAAGCAATCTTGGCGTATGTGGCAGAGAAGAACACGTAGCGTGTTTCTGCGTTTGCCGTGAACGTTGTCGCCTGATGCGAAGCAAGGCGAACGGCCAATTGCCTAACGCTGATAGATCGGTAGATAACCGAGATCCAGCTGCATCATGATCAGATTACAAGCCGTCACATAGATGGGCCCGATGCTACTATCTTCCCAGTATCCTTCGCTATTTTGCTCGGCAGTAATGCGGTCGTACAGGCGGTTGCGGAAAACTTCCCACAAGCTTTTATCCTCGTTCCCTTCGCGATAAACGACCTGAGAATAGTACAAGTACGAGTAGTGCCAGTGGCTGAACGCCTGGGCTTGGGACTGAATTTGATAGAGATTCTTCTTGCAATATTCCAGCATCTTATCGACGACGTTGGTTTTCGATTCACCTGCATTTTGCAGGCAGCAAATCGAAGCGGCCGTAATCGCCGGGCGGGAAGTTCCTCGGTTTTTCGAGCTATACGAGATCCCACCGTCAGGGTTTTGGCAGTCGTAAATGTACTTCTTGGCGTTATCGACGACCTCGGATGGTACAGGAATGCCTGCATTACGGCAGCCCCGTAGCCCTTGCACCTGGGTAATCGTGGTTGACCCTTCGTCGAAGTCGTTACCGTCCTTCGCACTGATATAGCCCCAGCCGCCAGATTGGGTCTGAGCCGAGACACTGAATTCGACGGCTTTGTTGAGAATTTT comes from Bremerella cremea and encodes:
- the cobA gene encoding uroporphyrinogen-III C-methyltransferase, encoding MTPISTQPEAQSPGTVYLVGSGPGDPGLLTWRGICCLRKADVVLYDYLSNPELLHYVSPHAERHCLGSHAERKLWTQAQINAQMVAHAQQGKTVVRLKSGDPTVFARAAEEVAALRQHDIPFQIVPGITAALAASAYAGIPLTHSDHASAVAFVTGHEKPGKDGSTIDFGALASFPGTLVFYMGVTTAPQWSAQLIEHGKSADTPCAIIRRCSWPDQETFRCTLGELPSLLHSGSKIRPPVITVVGEVAADRSIPNWFEQRPLFGHSFLVTRPEHQAFSLQQQLAELGAEIVLQPSIAIGPAHDQEPLDAAIENLQSFQWVVFSSANGVTFFIQRLKQLGFDYRRLGHVKFAAIGPGTADQLRSFGFHTDILPEDYRAESLVDALSDTVKQQHVLLIRASRGRDVLPKGLAAAGAHVTEVIAYQSDDVTQPAPEVERRLSGRGVDWIIVTSSAIARATAQLMPQAMQRSKLVSISPITSDTLRELGYEPTVEAKVFTMDGIVEAILAYVAEKNT
- a CDS encoding prenyltransferase/squalene oxidase repeat-containing protein, whose translation is MLGLLGGLSAAAVSPQLFAAPPSDSQRRTWGACVEKGLAWVARTQSRLGHWTAANYPTAMTALAGIALCASGSTTMQGPYAENLRRAVEFLVSKARPNGLIGDPLTDNRYTYGHGFSMLFLSQVLGEEEDEFRRQDLIKILNKAVEFSVSAQTQSGGWGYISAKDGNDFDEGSTTITQVQGLRGCRNAGIPVPSEVVDNAKKYIYDCQNPDGGISYSSKNRGTSRPAITAASICCLQNAGESKTNVVDKMLEYCKKNLYQIQSQAQAFSHWHYSYLYYSQVVYREGNEDKSLWEVFRNRLYDRITAEQNSEGYWEDSSIGPIYVTACNLIMMQLDLGYLPIYQR